The following are encoded together in the Thalassomonas haliotis genome:
- a CDS encoding M23 family metallopeptidase encodes MSRKLLSYVCLGLLCTAVPATVSGHGDGHKDQSQSQARLTLFGEIQQGGLVVGKTSAANTVKLDDQELQLSPQGEFVFGFGRDDSKKYHLQVISPNGAIREQYLTPAKREYNIQRIEGIKKSIMKPNPKAVARSQKDNAQIAKARRTASALTSFAGGFIAPIDGTITGVYGSQRVFNGEPKRPHFGLDYAGDVGDPVKAPASGKVLLYVPDMFYSGGTMIIDHGQGITTTFLHLSDAYVKAGDEVKQGQVVAAVGKSGRATGPHLDWRINWFNVRLDPALALKLAPL; translated from the coding sequence ATGTCTAGAAAACTGCTTTCTTATGTTTGTTTGGGGTTGCTTTGTACAGCGGTTCCGGCAACCGTCAGCGGCCATGGCGATGGTCACAAAGACCAGAGCCAGAGCCAAGCCAGGTTAACGCTTTTTGGTGAGATTCAGCAAGGGGGTCTGGTTGTCGGGAAGACCTCGGCGGCGAATACCGTCAAGCTTGATGATCAGGAGTTGCAGCTGTCGCCTCAAGGGGAGTTCGTTTTTGGTTTTGGCCGGGACGACAGCAAAAAGTATCACCTGCAGGTGATTTCGCCAAACGGTGCGATCCGAGAACAATACCTGACGCCCGCCAAGCGTGAATATAACATTCAACGCATTGAAGGCATCAAAAAAAGCATTATGAAGCCTAATCCTAAGGCGGTTGCCCGCTCGCAAAAGGATAATGCGCAAATTGCCAAGGCAAGAAGAACCGCCAGCGCCCTTACCAGCTTTGCCGGCGGTTTTATCGCGCCGATTGACGGCACCATTACCGGTGTTTACGGCAGCCAGCGGGTATTTAACGGTGAGCCGAAACGTCCGCATTTCGGTTTGGATTACGCCGGAGATGTCGGCGATCCGGTTAAAGCCCCGGCATCGGGTAAAGTGCTGTTATATGTACCGGACATGTTTTATTCCGGCGGTACCATGATCATAGATCACGGCCAGGGCATAACGACGACCTTTTTGCATTTAAGCGATGCCTATGTCAAAGCCGGCGACGAGGTTAAACAGGGCCAGGTGGTGGCGGCAGTCGGTAAAAGCGGCCGGGCAACCGGTCCCCATTTAGACTGGCGCATTAACTGGTTCAATGTTCGCCTGGATCCCGCTTTGGCGTTAAAGCTAGCTCCGCTATAA
- a CDS encoding Cd(II)/Pb(II)-responsive transcriptional regulator: MKISQLAKLTQVSCKTIRYYEDISLLPPACRNANGYREYQKADIERLIFIRRCRELQIPLEDIKTLIQVQSDKTSSCREVDSLIEQQLEKVRRTISELSQLEQTLHALSTSCPNDIVGECQILKNLHQDSSTA; encoded by the coding sequence TTGAAAATCAGCCAACTCGCCAAATTAACCCAGGTATCGTGCAAAACCATTCGTTATTATGAAGATATCTCCCTGCTGCCACCGGCCTGTCGTAACGCCAACGGTTACCGGGAATACCAAAAGGCAGATATTGAACGTTTGATTTTTATCAGGCGCTGCCGCGAGCTGCAAATTCCGCTGGAAGATATTAAAACCCTGATACAGGTGCAGTCGGATAAAACTTCATCCTGCCGCGAAGTGGACTCGCTGATTGAGCAACAACTGGAAAAAGTCCGGCGCACCATTTCAGAGCTTAGCCAGCTTGAACAGACATTGCATGCCTTATCAACATCCTGTCCCAATGATATTGTCGGGGAGTGTCAAATATTAAAAAACTTACACCAGGATAGTTCAACCGCTTAG
- the yejK gene encoding nucleoid-associated protein YejK, translated as MSLIISNIALHFLSKKEETGEVLLQFGPESIEIGQKIQNFVDALHSIYNGKGSKAYGNFSTNSGAGDSASFVDIMESYLSDVQNFYNFSVQGANMLKNELGKYDLAETGYLVICHYEHMGGRYLLAAVIPVSEHYSVDGELNISADQHLDTERLQLAARIDLFDYQQNPQGNRYISFIKGRAGRKVSDFFLDFLGCEEGIDAKEQSQTLVQAVEDYVNVNQLDPEEKQQTRKELLSYCKEQKETGQDVSLKEVSQVMGSEEKEQDFYQFCQEQSYPIEESFPHDQAVINKVTKYSGYGNGISVSFDRGHFGRDVVYNPVQETLTIHKVPPNLKDQLLNLLKTEQGAQEESE; from the coding sequence ATGAGCTTAATAATTTCCAATATAGCCCTGCATTTTTTATCGAAAAAAGAAGAAACTGGCGAAGTTTTGCTGCAATTTGGCCCAGAATCCATAGAAATAGGCCAGAAGATCCAGAACTTTGTCGATGCGCTGCATAGCATTTATAACGGCAAGGGCAGTAAAGCCTACGGTAATTTCAGCACCAACTCAGGCGCCGGTGACAGCGCCAGTTTTGTCGATATCATGGAAAGCTACCTTTCTGACGTACAAAACTTTTATAATTTCAGTGTCCAGGGCGCCAATATGCTGAAAAATGAGCTGGGCAAATATGATCTGGCTGAAACCGGCTACCTGGTGATTTGCCATTACGAACATATGGGCGGCCGTTACCTGCTGGCGGCGGTGATCCCGGTGTCCGAGCATTACAGCGTTGACGGCGAGCTTAATATTTCCGCCGATCAGCACTTAGACACCGAACGTTTGCAGCTGGCGGCGCGGATTGATTTATTCGACTACCAGCAAAACCCCCAGGGTAACCGTTATATCTCTTTTATCAAGGGGCGCGCCGGACGTAAGGTTTCGGACTTCTTTTTAGACTTCCTCGGCTGCGAAGAAGGCATAGATGCCAAAGAGCAGAGCCAGACCCTGGTGCAGGCGGTGGAAGATTATGTCAACGTCAACCAGCTCGATCCGGAAGAAAAGCAGCAAACCCGTAAAGAGCTGCTCAGCTACTGTAAAGAGCAAAAAGAAACCGGGCAGGATGTTTCCTTAAAAGAAGTGTCCCAGGTGATGGGCAGCGAAGAAAAAGAGCAGGACTTTTATCAGTTTTGCCAGGAGCAGTCGTATCCGATAGAAGAATCTTTCCCCCACGACCAGGCGGTGATTAACAAGGTAACCAAGTATTCCGGTTACGGTAACGGCATCAGCGTCAGTTTCGACCGGGGGCATTTTGGCCGCGATGTGGTTTATAATCCGGTGCAGGAAACCTTAACCATACATAAAGTGCCGCCTAATTTAAAAGACCAGCTGCTTAATTTGTTAAAAACCGAGCAGGGCGCACAAGAAGAAAGCGAATAA
- a CDS encoding alpha/beta fold hydrolase, with protein MSYPDPESVLASEPFISFANGDLISYQLIPVPAGDDRPYLVFLHEGLGCQALWKGFPELLCQATACPGLVYDRLGYGQSSPLRHTRTLDYMHDYARQELPQVLKAVIPGKTFILIGHSDGGSISLIYGADHKDRQRSLLKGIITEAAHVFVEPETIVGIEAAALAWQAGKLKGLAKYHGDKTENIFKAWADTWLTDWFRLWNIEALLPEITAPLLVLQGQEDQYGSSAQVDAIVQQSSGPAEARMLEDCRHTPHLEAQELVLHQMADFIKRLT; from the coding sequence TTGTCGTATCCAGACCCGGAAAGTGTGTTAGCAAGTGAACCGTTTATCTCTTTCGCCAACGGCGATTTGATCTCTTATCAGTTAATTCCCGTGCCTGCCGGCGATGACAGGCCATATCTGGTGTTTTTGCATGAAGGCCTGGGATGCCAGGCGCTGTGGAAAGGCTTTCCTGAATTGTTGTGTCAGGCCACCGCTTGTCCCGGCCTGGTGTATGACCGCTTGGGTTACGGCCAATCCTCGCCGTTAAGGCACACTCGTACTCTTGATTATATGCATGATTATGCCCGGCAAGAATTGCCTCAGGTATTAAAAGCGGTGATCCCGGGCAAAACCTTTATTTTAATCGGCCATTCTGACGGCGGCAGTATCAGTCTTATCTACGGCGCCGATCATAAAGACAGGCAAAGGTCATTACTTAAAGGCATCATCACCGAAGCCGCCCATGTGTTTGTAGAGCCGGAAACCATTGTCGGCATAGAAGCCGCGGCCCTTGCCTGGCAAGCGGGTAAACTTAAAGGTTTGGCTAAATATCACGGCGATAAAACGGAAAATATTTTTAAGGCCTGGGCCGATACCTGGCTGACGGACTGGTTCAGGTTATGGAATATAGAGGCTTTATTGCCGGAAATAACCGCGCCTTTGCTGGTGCTCCAGGGGCAGGAGGATCAATATGGCTCAAGCGCCCAGGTGGATGCCATAGTGCAGCAATCGTCGGGACCCGCCGAAGCTCGAATGCTTGAAGATTGCCGGCATACGCCGCATCTGGAGGCGCAGGAACTTGTGTTACATCAGATGGCAGACTTTATAAAGCGTTTAACTTAG
- a CDS encoding DUF1414 domain-containing protein: protein MPIVSKYSNERVEKIIQDLLNVLVDEGATPDLALMCLGNTITEILNNQVPEQQREAIVNNFTTALKKSVQKSH, encoded by the coding sequence ATGCCCATTGTATCCAAGTATTCCAATGAACGTGTAGAAAAAATTATCCAAGATTTATTAAATGTTTTAGTTGACGAAGGCGCAACCCCCGATTTAGCTCTGATGTGCCTTGGAAATACCATCACAGAAATTTTAAATAATCAGGTTCCCGAACAGCAAAGAGAAGCAATAGTAAACAATTTTACGACTGCTTTGAAAAAATCTGTACAAAAATCACATTAA
- a CDS encoding 6-carboxytetrahydropterin synthase has protein sequence MQLFVNDLTVIDFSYLCKQRGIVGESWIVDVLLDGDLNEQSMVLDFAIVKKQIKAIIDDAVDHKLLLPNKEPGLRVTDSVDNDQHEYVDFASDVGSYYLQSPKCAFAKIDSEAVTIEAVTAHLQTIIKQQLPGNIQGLTLQLRPEKIDGFYYHYTHGLKKHDGNCQRIAHGHRSKIQLYKNDMRSISLEKNWCRRWQDIYLASEEDRSSFEEIQLSAPAKEALIKAQSASADQDKKVSGHQYFAYHAPQGRFDIAVPENILEVVDCDSTVELLADYIARQLKKTSPRDNFKVVAFEGVAKGAIADV, from the coding sequence ATGCAATTATTTGTAAACGACTTAACGGTGATCGACTTTTCCTATTTGTGTAAGCAAAGGGGCATAGTCGGTGAAAGCTGGATAGTGGATGTCTTGCTTGACGGCGACTTAAACGAGCAAAGCATGGTGTTGGACTTTGCCATAGTCAAAAAACAGATCAAAGCTATCATTGATGACGCGGTAGATCATAAGTTATTGTTACCTAACAAAGAACCAGGGTTACGCGTTACTGACTCTGTTGATAACGACCAGCATGAATACGTGGACTTCGCCTCCGATGTCGGCAGTTATTACCTGCAGTCGCCTAAATGCGCCTTTGCCAAAATTGACAGTGAGGCGGTAACGATTGAAGCCGTGACTGCCCATTTGCAAACCATTATCAAGCAGCAATTGCCCGGCAATATCCAGGGCTTAACTTTGCAGCTGCGGCCGGAAAAAATCGACGGATTTTATTATCACTATACCCATGGCTTGAAAAAACATGACGGCAACTGTCAGCGTATCGCCCATGGCCACAGATCAAAAATCCAGCTTTATAAAAATGACATGCGCTCTATTTCTTTAGAGAAAAACTGGTGTCGGCGCTGGCAGGATATTTACCTGGCCAGTGAAGAAGACAGAAGCAGCTTTGAAGAAATCCAGTTATCGGCGCCGGCAAAAGAAGCGTTAATTAAGGCACAATCGGCATCTGCTGATCAGGATAAAAAGGTGTCCGGGCATCAATATTTTGCTTATCATGCCCCTCAGGGACGTTTTGATATTGCGGTACCGGAAAACATCCTGGAAGTGGTTGACTGTGATTCTACCGTGGAATTGCTGGCGGATTATATTGCCCGGCAACTCAAGAAAACGTCTCCACGAGATAACTTTAAAGTGGTAGCTTTTGAAGGGGTCGCCAAAGGAGCCATAGCCGATGTCTAG
- a CDS encoding CaiB/BaiF CoA transferase family protein, which translates to MTAALDNIKVIDLSRILAGPWASQMLADMGAQVIKVERPGKGDDTRLWGPPFISPDANKISAAKETSPATRAKNAAYFHCANRNKQSIAVDITKAQGQQLLKELIRQADVVIENYKVGGLKQYGLDYASLKALNPKLVYCSITGFGQNGPCAHKAGYDAMIQGEGGLMSLTGEPDGAPMKVGVALVDIATGLYSCNAILAALLARHTTSKGQGQYIDISLLDVQLAILANQGMNYLATGENPQRLGNGHPNIVPYQTFATQDGNLILAIGNDRQFDKFCRLAGCAELAQTSRFSSNAARVLNRKQLIPIIAQKLARHPTAWWVNELEQISVPCGAVNTLEQVVRHPQIKHRKMIKQVPDENGDLINTIASPINLSQTPLEYKSASPNLGQHTRQLLAQDLGYSQSKIDALFDAGIIC; encoded by the coding sequence ATGACAGCAGCTTTAGATAACATTAAAGTCATTGACTTAAGTCGTATTTTAGCAGGCCCCTGGGCATCGCAAATGCTCGCGGATATGGGGGCGCAAGTGATCAAGGTTGAGCGGCCGGGCAAAGGTGATGATACCCGTTTATGGGGACCGCCGTTTATCTCCCCTGACGCCAATAAAATTTCCGCGGCAAAAGAGACTTCGCCGGCAACAAGGGCAAAAAATGCCGCTTATTTTCATTGCGCCAACCGCAACAAACAGTCCATAGCTGTCGACATCACCAAAGCTCAGGGTCAGCAGCTGCTAAAAGAGCTGATCCGGCAGGCGGATGTGGTGATCGAAAACTATAAAGTGGGCGGTTTAAAGCAATACGGCCTGGATTATGCGAGCCTCAAGGCACTTAATCCCAAATTGGTATACTGCTCGATCACAGGGTTTGGCCAAAACGGTCCCTGCGCCCATAAAGCCGGTTATGATGCCATGATCCAGGGTGAAGGCGGCCTGATGAGCCTGACCGGTGAGCCGGACGGCGCGCCGATGAAAGTCGGTGTCGCCCTGGTGGATATTGCCACCGGCCTATACAGCTGTAACGCCATTTTAGCGGCCCTGCTCGCCAGGCATACGACCAGCAAAGGGCAAGGCCAATACATCGATATTTCCCTGCTCGATGTTCAGCTGGCCATTTTAGCCAACCAGGGCATGAATTATCTCGCCACCGGTGAAAACCCGCAAAGGCTGGGCAACGGCCATCCCAATATTGTGCCGTACCAGACATTTGCCACCCAGGACGGCAACCTGATCCTGGCAATAGGCAATGACCGGCAATTTGACAAATTTTGCCGCCTGGCCGGTTGCGCCGAGCTGGCACAAACAAGCCGCTTTAGCAGCAACGCTGCCCGGGTGTTAAACCGCAAGCAGCTTATTCCGATAATCGCGCAAAAGCTTGCCCGGCACCCTACCGCCTGGTGGGTCAATGAACTGGAACAAATCTCTGTGCCCTGCGGCGCGGTAAATACCCTGGAGCAGGTAGTCAGGCATCCGCAGATCAAACACAGGAAAATGATCAAGCAAGTGCCGGATGAAAACGGTGATTTAATTAACACCATAGCCTCGCCGATTAATTTATCGCAAACGCCGCTGGAGTATAAAAGCGCCTCACCTAATTTAGGCCAGCATACCCGGCAATTGTTGGCGCAAGACTTAGGTTATAGCCAAAGCAAAATAGATGCGTTATTTGACGCGGGTATTATCTGCTGA
- the pyrC gene encoding dihydroorotase, translated as MTTLTITRPDDWHVHLRDGAVLTNTVADISRYFGRAIVMPNLVPPVTDAKSAKAYYDRIMAQQPEAHFTPLMVLYLTDETRPQDIIDAKAQGLVVAAKLYPAGATTNSSSGVTDIGKLGPVFAAMEQVGMLLLIHGEVTDNDIDIFDREGVFIERTLRPLVAQYPNLKVVLEHITTKNAVEFVNEAGSNVAATITAHHLLFNRNHMLVGGIRPHYFCLPILKRNIHQQALIEAATSGSEKFFLGTDSAPHTQQAKETACGCAGAYTAHAAIELYAEAFEEAGALDKLEAFASLNGPRFYGLAVNADKITLEKKSWQVAGSLPFGEDRVIPIRADDTIAWQVKG; from the coding sequence ATGACAACATTAACCATTACCCGTCCCGATGACTGGCATGTACATTTGCGCGACGGCGCGGTTTTAACCAACACGGTAGCCGATATCAGTCGTTATTTTGGCCGGGCGATCGTTATGCCAAACCTGGTGCCGCCGGTAACCGATGCTAAATCCGCCAAAGCCTATTACGACCGTATCATGGCGCAGCAACCGGAAGCGCATTTTACCCCTTTGATGGTGTTATATCTTACCGATGAAACCAGGCCACAAGATATCATTGACGCCAAGGCACAGGGCCTGGTGGTTGCCGCTAAACTTTATCCTGCCGGCGCCACCACCAATTCTTCTTCCGGTGTTACCGATATCGGCAAGTTAGGCCCGGTCTTTGCCGCCATGGAGCAGGTCGGCATGTTGCTGCTTATCCATGGTGAAGTCACCGACAATGACATCGATATCTTTGACCGCGAAGGAGTCTTTATTGAAAGAACCTTAAGGCCTCTGGTGGCCCAATACCCTAATCTAAAAGTGGTGCTTGAGCATATTACCACCAAAAATGCCGTGGAATTTGTCAACGAAGCCGGCAGCAATGTGGCCGCAACCATTACCGCCCATCATTTATTGTTTAACCGCAATCATATGCTGGTTGGCGGCATACGTCCTCATTACTTCTGTTTGCCTATCCTGAAACGTAATATCCATCAGCAGGCGCTGATAGAAGCGGCAACCAGCGGCAGCGAGAAATTTTTCCTGGGGACGGACTCAGCACCGCACACTCAACAGGCCAAAGAAACCGCCTGTGGCTGCGCCGGCGCCTATACCGCCCATGCCGCGATTGAGCTTTATGCCGAAGCGTTTGAAGAAGCAGGCGCCCTGGATAAACTTGAAGCGTTTGCCAGCCTGAACGGTCCGCGTTTTTACGGCTTGGCTGTTAACGCTGATAAAATTACCTTAGAGAAGAAAAGCTGGCAGGTAGCGGGTAGTTTGCCTTTTGGCGAAGACAGGGTGATCCCGATCCGTGCAGACGATACCATCGCCTGGCAAGTGAAAGGTTAA
- a CDS encoding substrate-binding periplasmic protein: MIKILLLAALVFSSGYGQARTLSVGWEIWYPYQYRNKAQQLLGADLEILNTVAKHSGFTLRYSEIPWRRLLQFVKTGEMDIAMGASYNAERAQSAYYSVPYRLEVIRLFMKKGRLAKFTLHSLTDIRASDYMIGIEGGYYYGEVFAGLMKDPAFSAHFREAVDIEGNVSMLVKGQIDGFLVDPNTMQAFSKRYAMEEEFEMHPMVVYQSDIHFLLSKASVSADEFARFNQALTAMSDSGQLQQILNAWSIYGQ; this comes from the coding sequence ATGATAAAAATACTTTTATTGGCCGCTTTAGTTTTTTCCTCTGGCTATGGCCAGGCCCGGACCCTTTCGGTGGGCTGGGAAATCTGGTACCCCTACCAGTATCGCAATAAGGCCCAGCAGTTGCTTGGTGCAGATTTAGAAATTTTAAATACCGTAGCAAAACACAGCGGTTTTACCCTGCGTTATAGTGAAATTCCCTGGCGGCGTTTGCTGCAATTTGTCAAAACCGGTGAAATGGATATTGCCATGGGGGCCTCTTATAATGCTGAGCGGGCACAAAGTGCTTATTACTCTGTGCCGTATCGCCTTGAAGTGATCCGCCTGTTCATGAAAAAGGGCCGGTTAGCAAAATTTACCCTTCATTCCCTGACGGATATAAGAGCCAGTGATTACATGATAGGCATTGAGGGCGGGTATTATTACGGTGAAGTGTTCGCCGGTTTAATGAAAGATCCGGCATTTAGTGCCCATTTCAGAGAAGCCGTTGATATCGAAGGCAATGTGTCAATGCTGGTTAAAGGGCAAATTGATGGTTTTCTGGTGGATCCCAATACTATGCAGGCCTTTAGTAAACGATATGCCATGGAAGAAGAGTTTGAAATGCACCCTATGGTGGTTTATCAGAGCGATATTCACTTTCTGCTCAGTAAGGCATCGGTATCGGCCGATGAATTTGCCCGTTTTAACCAGGCACTGACAGCCATGTCTGATAGCGGCCAATTGCAGCAGATCCTCAATGCCTGGTCGATATATGGCCAGTAG